One window from the genome of Carassius auratus strain Wakin unplaced genomic scaffold, ASM336829v1 scaf_tig00216378, whole genome shotgun sequence encodes:
- the LOC113097701 gene encoding vimentin-like: MRGSSYSQKSLSVSGSSRMRVQSPSPSRCRGRSGVQAQPVEVATEIHQLHADEKQEMQELNVRFAGYIQKVQALEQRNSALRAELESLQGRFKGGPSGLGDEYQLKFKEMRDLIEALTAEKGAADIERGYIQEELEVWRLKLDEEMAIKEEAEMILREFRQDVDNATLQKADLEKRIEQLVDEIEFLKKLHDEEVSDLLKQIEESKVTVELDSDRPDLAAYLRNMRSEIESVAARNVQEAEKWYKGKFDTLKDQASKHEDKMKSMKEEISVFHNQVTDLQNQIDGLRARNGALEQQLEDMEEAHLDKTAGLEDIIVQLESQLCQTKLEMGKYMADYQELLHIKLKLDAEIATYRKLLEAEEKRLGISVAEALTEERSVQ, encoded by the exons ATGAGAGGTTCGTCGTACTCACAGAAGAGCCTGAGCGTCAGTGGCTCCAGCAGGATGAGGGTCCAGAGCCCGTCTCCGTCCCGGTGCCGCGGACGCTCCGGAGTCCAGGCCCAGCCGGTGGAAGTGGCCACCGAGATCCACCAGCTCCACGCCGACGAGAAGCAGGAGATGCAGGAGCTGAACGTGCGCTTCGCCGGATACATCCAGAAGGTCCAGGCGCTGGAGCAGAGGAACAGCGCTCTGAGAGCCGAGCTGGAGAGCCTTCAGGGACGCTTCAAGGGAGGACCCTCCGGCCTCGGAGACGAGTACCAGCTCAAGTTTAAAGAGATGAGGGACCTGATCGAAGCCCTGACCGCTGAGAAGGGAGCGGCTGACATCGAGAGAGGATACATCCAGGAGGAGCTGGAGGTCTGGAGACTCAAGCTGGACGAGGAGATGGCCATCAAAG AGGAGGCGGAGATGATCCTCCGTGAGTTCCGTCAGGACGTGGATAACGCGACGCTGCAGAAGGCAGACCTGGAGAAGCGCATTGAGCAGCTGGTGGACGAGATCGAGTTCCTGAAGAAGCTCCACGACGAGGAAGTGTCGGACCTCCTCAAGCAGATCGAGGAGTCCAAGGTGACGGTGGAGCTGGACTCCGACAGACCGGATCTGGCCGCTTACCTGCGCAACATGCGCTCCGAGATCGAGTCTGTGGCCGCTCGCAACGTCCAGGAGGCAGAGAAGTGGTACAAGGGCAAATTCGACACTCTGAAGGATCAAGCCAGCAAACACGAGGACAAGATGAAGAGCATGAAGGAGGAGATCAGCGTCTTCCACAACCAGGTGACGGATCTGCAGAACCAGATCGACGGGCTGAGGGCGAGGAACGGGGCGCTGGAGCAGCAGCTGGAGGACATGGAGGAGGCACACCTGGACAAGACGGCCGGTCTGGAGGACATCATCGTCCAGCTGGAGAGCCAGCTGTGCCAGACCAAGCTGGAGATGGGGAAATACATGGCTGACTACCAGGAGCTGCTCCACATCAAGCTGAAGCTGGACGCTGAGATCGCCACCTACAGGAAGCTTCTGGAAGCAGAGGAGAAGCGGCTCGGGATCTCCGTCGCAGAAG CGCTGACAGAAGAGAGAAGCGTacagtag
- the LOC113097700 gene encoding nucleolar protein 14-like: protein MMRKQQTFSRGLSDKVRKSKAAPEIQKNPFEVKINRKKFDVLGRKSKHDVGLPGVSRSRAIQKRKETLLKEFRLKDKNNKFIDRRFGEYDSKLTPEEKILQRFTLERQRTQDRKDLYNLNEEEELTHYGQSLAEMEKMTDVIDSDSDSEEKGLLSAELTATHFGGGGGLLRKKSAGDDEEEHKPRSRQELIEELIIKSKQEKRERQTQKEEAQELTEKLDQDWRSIQNLLAHKTPKAERKDETDKPKLDQYDMMVRELGFEMKAQPSEKLKSAEELAREERHRLQTLEADRLKRMMGDAEEEAGQTNTHISADDMNDGFMLDGDDRKTLAYKDGKWNIEGEEEEKEEEEDEEGGEEEEDDGDDAEGQDEEEEDEDDEGHCDLQSDEGSEDEDGQSTEEEQECAEEPPAVIEEQKKAVQEAARAELPYTFPAPESYSDLKQLLQDHESEQQCVILDRTLKCHHPSLAAGNKAKLQKLFGFLLEYVGDLATQNPPDLKTVSALIPQICGLCQMFPEAACKAVQTLLSDSGHSMEETLEVKGRAPMPDLDMLVLLKIAALLFPSSDFRHPVMTPAFLYISQALTRCAVVSLEDVCKGLILCCLALEFVSLSQRIFPELLNFLLGLLHLSVSDKHNTGYTVVSPFRRQGKNCDLLVLKDPSVSHSWNRKPISLQTAHRVTAQSPVERDHFRLSLIDSCLDLVKRCTSLYKDLPSYAHIFQPIRALLLKHLPVEGYPAPLQDLHREILDAIPEKPSQHAPLVFKKKKPIPLKLFTPKIVQILDYGKKRGNTKEEKEHERLKHKYKREFKGALREIRKDTRFLAHEKLNDVMSRDAERKRKVKELYGSLATQEGEWKALKRKNRK, encoded by the exons ATGATGAGGAAGCAGCAGACGTTCAGCCGCGGTTTGTCCGATAAAGTCCGCAAGTCTAAAGCGGCTCCGGAGATCCAGAAAAACCCGTTCGAGGTGAAGATAAACCGAAAGAAATTCGATGTTTTGGGCCGCAAGAGTAAACACGACGTGGGTCTGCCGGGGGTCTCCAGATCCAGAGCCATTCAGAAG AGGAAGGAGACTCTCCTGAAGGAGTTCAGACtgaaagacaaaaacaacaagtTCATCGACAGACGCTTCGGTGAATATGACAGTAAACTCACACCTGAGGAGAAGATCCTGCAGAGATTCACGCTGGAGagacag cgcaCTCAGGACAGGAAGGACTTGTATAATCTGAACGAGGAAGAGGAGCTGACCCATTATGGGCAGTCTCTCGCGGAGATGGAGAAGATGACGGATGTGATTGACAGCGACAGTGACTCTGAGGAGAAGGGCCTGCTGTCAG CTGAACTGACCGCCACACACTTCGGCGGCGGTGGAGGTCTGCTGAGGAAGAAGAGCGCTGGAGATGATGAAGAAGAACACAAGCCCAGATCACGACAGGAGCTGATCGAGGAGCTCATCATCAAATCCAAACAGGAGAAG CGCGAGCGTCAGACGCAGAAGGAGGAGGCGCAGGAGCTGACGGAGAAACTGGATCAGGACTGGAGATCCATCCAGAACCTTCTGGCACACAAAACCCCTAAAGCAGAGAGGAAGGACGAGACGGACAAACCCAAG ctgGACCAGTACGACATGATGGTGCGAGAGCTGGGCTTCGAGATGAAGGCTCAGCCGTCAGAGAAGCTGAAGAGTGCGGAGGAGCTCGCCCGAGAGGAGAGACATCGCCTGCAGACTCTGGAG gCCGACAGACTGAAGAGGATGATGGGAGACGCTGAGGAAGAGGCCGGTCAGACCAACACACACATCTCTGCTGACGATATGAATGATGGATTCATGCTGGACGGAGACGACCGCAAAACACTCGCTTAcaag gacGGTAAATGGAACAtcgagggagaggaggaggagaaagaggaggaggaggatgaagagggaggagaggaggaggaggatgatggaGATGATGCTGAGGGtcaagatgaggaggaggaggatgaggatgatgaaggtCACTGTGACCTGCAGTCTGATGAGGgcagtgaggatgaggatggtcAGAGCACTGAGGAAGAACAGGAGTGTGCTGAAGAGCCTCCAGCAGTGATTGAGGAGCAGAAGAAAGCTGTACAGGAAGCAGCCAGAGCAGAACTGCCCTACACCTTCCCAG ctccGGAGAGTTACAGTGATCTGAAGCAGCTCCTGCAGGATCATGAATCCGAGCAGCAGTGTGTCATACTGGACCGAACGCTCAAGTGTCACCATCCCAGTCTGGCCGCAGGAAACAAGGCCAAGCTACAG AAGTTGTTCGGGTTTCTGCTGGAGTATGTTGGTGATCTCGCTACCCAGAATCCTCCTGATCTAAAAACCGTCAGTGCACTCATCCC tcAGATCTGCGGTCTGTGTCAGATGTTTCCTGAGGCCGCGTGTAAAGCCGTGCAGACGTTACTCAGCGACAGCGGCCACAGCATGGAGGAGACGCTGGAGGTCAAAGGTCGAGCGCCGATGCCTGATCTGGACATG ctggtcCTCCTGAAGATCGCGGCGCTGCTGTTCCCCTCGTCAGACTTCAGACATCCAGTGATGACTCCAGCCTTCCTCTACATCAGTCAGGCGCTCACCAGG tgtgctGTCGTCTCTCTGGAGGACGTGTGTAAGGGTCTGATCCTCTGCTGTCTGGCGCTGGAGTTCGTCTCTCTGTCTCAGAGGATCTTCCCAGAACTGCTGAACTTCCTGCTGGGACTCCTGCACCTGTCCGTGTCCGACAAACACAACACGG gttataCGGTGGTGAGTCCCTTCAGACGGCAGGGGAAGAACTGTGATCTGCTGGTTCTGAAGGATCCGAGTGTGTCTCACAGCTGGAACAGGAAACCCATTTCTCTGCAAACAGCTCACAGAGTCACAGCCCAGAGTCCAGTGGAGAGAGACCacttcag gctgTCGCTCATTGATTCCTGTCTGGATCTGGTGAAGAGATGCACATCGCTCTATAAAGACCTGCCGTCATACGCTCACatcttccagccaatcagagcgctgcTTCTCAAGCATCTTCCTGTGGAGGGTTACCCCGCCCCTCTCCAG gatCTTCACAGAGAGATCTTAGACGCCATTCCTGAGAAgccttcccagcatgcacctctGGTGTTCAAGAAGAAGAAACCCATCCCACTGAAGCTCTTCACACCCAAAATAGTGCAGAT ACTGGATTACGGTAAGAAGCGAGGGAACACGAAGGAGGAGAAGGAGCACGAGCGGCTCAAGCACAAATACAAGCGGGAGTTTAAGGGAGCGCTGAGAGAGATCCGGAAGGACACACGCTTCCTGGCCCACGAGAAGCTGAACGACGTCatgagcag ggatgcggagaggaagaggaaggtgAAGGAGCTGTATGGAAGTCTGGCCACTCAGGAGGGAGAGTGGAAGGCCCTCAAGAGGaagaacaggaagtga